GGAAATAATGCGGTTGTGGTGGGTATACTATTTATAGACAAAATCTCATGGTGTAGCATTAAGTCCACATGAGTTCACCAATTAAGAAAGATCGGGTAATAAATATACGTCTTTTTATGACCGAATGACACATTTAGTGTAATTTTAAACACAAATAGTAACACTTATATAGTAATGGGGGGTTTAGTAAAGTTTGAGGTGATTTATTGTGGATACCAAATACATAATCGGAGCTATTGTCATAATAGTAGTAATAATAGGTGTTGCCCTCTATGCCGGAGGTGCCTTTACCAAACCCGAAGGTAAAATAACAATCGTTGGTTCAACTTCAGTGCAGCCAGTTGCAGAGAAGCTAGCCGAAGCTTACCATAATGCAAATCCAGATGTGAACATAACCGTTCAAGGTGGAGGTTCATCTGTAGGACTTAAGAGTGTACAGGATGGTACAGCACAAATCGGTACATACTCTTCAAAACTGTCCTCAGAAAAAGCACCTGGTATAGAACAATACGTGATTGCAAACGACGGTATATGTATCATAGTAAACAAAGATAGTAACGTCACTGATTTAACAGCAGACCAGGTAAAAGAAATATTCGCTGGTAATGATAGTAGTTACACTGTAGTAACCAGAGAAGAAGGATCCGGTACCAGAGACGCATTTATAGACCTGATAATGGGTGGTAAAAACGGTACAAACATAACCAAATCCGCCATTGTACAGAGTTCAACCGACGCTGTTAAACAGGCTGTAGCAGGTAACCCTAACGCAATTGGTTTCATGTCATTAGCCGATGTGGACGACAGTGTTAAAGTTGTAAAAATCGATGGTGTAGAACCATCAGAAGCAACAGTTAAAGATGGATCCTACAAAATCCAGAGACCATTCCTGTTCCTGACTAAAGGCGCAGCTACTGGTGTAACCCTGGAATTCATTAACTGGTGTTTAAGTGCCGAAGGACAGAAAATCGTTCAAGAAGAAGGAGCAGTACCAGTATAACTGAATTCATCTATAAACAAATGAGTGGGTTAACCCCCCACTTTACCCTATTTTTTTAAAGTGAATTTTAATTTAGGTGAATTTTAAATGAAAAAGATTGGTGTGGCTCTTTACAACAATTTTCAAGGTTCACAAGAATCCTTTTTTAATTTCTTACATAAATTAAACGTAGATTACGTGGAAATAGGTAAAGAATGGATCCCGGAGCGTGACAATATCGGGCAGACCAGGGATCTTCTAGATATATATGATTTAAAAGCCAGTCTTCATATCTCTCCCCAGTACAACCTTGCTGAATTTGATGAAAAGAAATGGAAAAGAAACATCCTGGGGGTTTTGGGAGACCTGGGAATTTCCTATGATCTGCAAGTTGAAAACGCGGTCTTGCATTGCGGATGGGTAAACAGGGATGATATAACTCCTACAGCAATGGATGAAGGATTTGAAAGGTTTGCTGAGGCATACCATTTAATTAACGATTATGCAAAGGATTTCTGTTTGAATATTGGTCTGGAAAACCAGTGTACTAACGGATATAAATATTATCTATTCCAGGACACCGATAACGTGAACAAACTGGAGGAACTCGTTGGTAAAGATATCTCTTATATTTTAGATGTGGGACATTTGGGGCGGTTAGGATTACCTTTAAACCAGATGATGGAAAGAATTGAAGATAAACTCATAGGAATACATCTACACGACTACGATGATTTCGGAAGGGATCATCTACCTGTAGGTATGGGTAATTTAAAAGTAAATGAATTATTCACTATGATAAAGGGAAAAGACCTGTTTATTACCATAGAAAACAGGTCAGTCAACCATATTAAATATACTCTTTTACATTCTCCATTAACTGTTTTATGCCATCCAGCCTACAAAGCATAAGATGAATTAAAAAAATTAATTAGTACGACCGACATTAGAATAATTACCATTTATCAAAATTTTCTACTTGAGAGGTGCAAGCGATGGCAAGGAATTGGGAAGAATTTCTAGTGGAGAAAGTGCTGCTTTTGGCGGCGATATCATCTATCATTATAATACTCCTTATAATCGGATTCGTTATTCAACAGGGCCTTCCAGCAATGGAACAGGTAGGTCCTTTAAACTTCATATTTGGAATGGACTGGAGTCCATCCTATGATATTTACGGCGTTTTCCCCATGATCGTGGGATCACTGGGTATGATGGCACTGGCACTGCTATTCGCCGTTCCATTATCCATTTTTGGTGCCATATTCCTGGCAGAAGTTGCACCAAAAACCATGAGAAGGATTTTAAAGCCAACCATACAAACACTGGCCGGTATACCCTCTGTTATTTACGGTTTTTTCGGTTTAATAGTATTGGTTCCCTTCATGAGGATACACTTTGGAGGCAGCGGTTTCAGTATGTTAACCGCCTCCATCATCCTGACGGTGATGGTGTTACCCACCATCCTGAGTATATCTGAAGATGCCCTCAGGTCCATTCCCCTGGAATATAAAGAGGCATCTCTTGCACTGGGAGCCACCCACTGGCAGACCATCAAGAACGTGATATTCCCGGCAGCACTACCCGGCATAGTAACCGGGATAATCTTAGGGATGGGTAGAGCCATAGGCGAAACCATGGCCGTGATCATGGTAGCCGGTAACACACCCATAATCCCCGGTTCCATACTGGAACCTGCCAGGGCCCTTACCTCTAACATAGCCCTGGAGATGGGTTACGCCCTTGGGCTTCACTATAACGCACTATTCGCTACCGGTATAGTGCTGCTCATGATGATCATAGTTCTACTGGTGATCACCAACTACATCAACTACAAACGTAAAGTTACCGTGGGAGGAGGTTACTTATGATATCCATGCCCAGAATCATTTCCCCCCACCATGCCCAGAAAATCATGAACGTAGTTCTCTGGGGAGTGGGCCTTCTAGCCATCGTGATACTCATCATCATAATAGGCTACATCCTTTGGAACGGCCTTCCCCAGTTCTCTCTGGAATTCATCTTTGGTAACCCGGTTGGCTCCGGAGAATCTGGAGGAATCTGGCCTATGATTGTATCCACCTTTTATGTGACCTTCATTGCACTCATAGTAGCCACACCACTGGGAGTACTGGCTGCCATCTGGCTGGCAGAGTATGCTGGAGAGAGTACCTTAGTAAAGGCCATACGGTTCGCCGCCGAAACACTGGCATCCATACCATCCATTGTATTCGGTTTATTTGGACTGACCTTCTTCGTGGTATTCTTACAGATGGGATTTTCAGTCCTTTCAGGAGGTCTGACCTTAGCTCTGATGGCCATCCCCACTATACTGCGAACTGCTGAAGTCTCCATTGAAGCTGTGCCACAATCCTATAAGGAAGGTAGTCTGGCACTGGGAGCTTCTAAGTGGCAGACCATTTATCGAGTAGTTATACCCGCCGCAATACCCGGAATCACCACCGGTATCATTTTGGGTATGGCCAGGGCTATTGAGGAAACAGCTGCTATATTATATACGGTAGGTGCTGCTCTGGCTATTCCTATGTCCATATGGGATCCGGCAAGGCCCCTCCCGTTGCACCTTTATATTCTGGCCACGGAAGGTGTATCACTACCGAATGCTTATGGTACAGCGGCTGTTCTGGTCCTTATAATTTTAATAATAACCATATCCACGAACTATCTAGTGGAAAAATACACTAAAAAGATGATGGGTAGATAGAAATGGAAAATATAATAATTGAAGTTAAAGAATTAAACACATATTTTGATGAATCACACATTTTAAAGGACATATACCTTGACATACCAAGAAATGCCGTAACTTCATTGATTGGGCCGTCGGGATGTGGGAAATCAACCTTTTTGCGAACGTTGAACCGGATGAACGATGTTATTCCAACATTTAAAAAGGAAGGAACCATCCTTTTAGACGGTAAAGAGATTTACGACCCTGATGTAGATGTGGTCGACCTCCGTAAAAGGGTGGGCATGGTCTTCCAGAAGCCAAACCCCTTCCCTAAATCAATCTTTGAAAATGTAGCCTATGGACTGCGAGTTCACGGTAACAACGATAAGAAGGACCTGGAGCGAAGGGTGGAAGCCAGTCTTAAAGAAGCAGCCCTATGGGATGAGGTTAAGGACAAACTTGATGATTCTGCCATGGGACTTTCTGGTGGGCAGCAGCAGAGACTGTGCATAGCCCGGACCATAGCTGTCGAACCAGAAGTAATCCTGATGGACGAACCCTGCTCCGCACTTGATCCCATATCCACCACTAAGATTGAGGATTTGATCCATAAACTCAAAAATGAGTTCACTATAATCATCGTAACCCACAATATGCAGCAGGCTACCCGTGTTTCCAAATATACGGCCTTCTTTTTACATGGAGAAATTGTTGAAAAGGGACTTACCGACAAGATCTTTATTGAACCAGAAGATAAACGAACAGAGGATTACATCACTGGTAGGTTTGGATGAGTTTAATGGTCACATCCCTTTAACTCGGGGGTAATATGTACAACGTGGTATTAGAAAACAAATTAGAATCATTAACCAAGGACGTCCTGATTTACAGTAACCAAACCACCGACCGGATCGATAGAGCAGTAGATAGTTACATAAATGATGATGTGGAACTCGCCAGGAAGATAATCAAATCAACCGATGAGATAAACAAGGATAGTTATAATATAGAAGATGGTTGCCTGAAGGTTCTGGGGCTTCACCAGCCAGTTGCTAAAGATCTCCGTATGGGGGCAGCCATACTTAGAATATCCATAGAGCTGGAGAGGATAAACGACTTATCTGCCTATATTTCAAGGTACACCATAGATTCTGAAGAGAGAAATTTAAAAATCCATAAACCCCCACACCTGATGTTCATGTCCCAGACTGTACAGAACATGCTCAAAGATGGAGTAGGATCCCTGATAAATCAAGACCTACATCTACTGAAACGTTCCACAAAAAATTACAACAATTTACAGGACTTCTACAACCAGATGTTTTCCGAATACAATGAACTTACCCATGGAGGCTCACAGACCTATTTAATCCTTGTTGGGAGAAACTTGCTCAGTATGGGGCATCACGTCATGGGAATGGCTGATAGAATAGCTTACTCTATTGTCGGGAAACGTGTGATGCATACTAAACTTTTCCATAACCTTTTAATGAGGTGAATTTAATATTATGTGGTTTCCTTCCTGTGAACCGGAAATGGTGATAAGAGGCAATTTAAAAAAAACTCACATACCTGATCTAGGTTACATAAGGTTTATAGATAAAGGCAACGAATCCATCCTGTTTATAAGTGAAGAAAAAATAGTGGGAGCATGGTACCTGGACATAGATACACTGGAAGAATATTATGAAACTAAAGCAATGAAATTGATGATGATCAGACCCGAGTCCAAGGTAGAAATTTATAAGATGAATGATAAACTTTTTAATACCATCCTGGAACTGAATGAGGAATGTAAATTATCGTTACCTGTGGAATTAGACTTCATAATTGATAAATATGATGCAAATAATCCGGTTGACCGGGACAAGTTGTTACTCAAATATGGAATACGAGATCCGTCTGAAAATGACTTAGACACTTTAATAAAGGAATATACAAAATAGGAGAAATGGAAGATGGCAAAAAAATCCCCGAGAATATTTTTCAGGAAAAGATTGAAGGAATTAAGAGATTACATGGAAGAAATGGGCAAATATACCCTGGAAGCATATAAAGACTCCATAGATGTCCTGTTTAATTATGATGAAGAGAAGATAGCCACTATCATGGATATCAATGAGAAAGTGGACCGGATGAACTACCTGCTGGAACAGAAAACCATGAGCATAATCGCATCCGAACAACCAGTTGCCAGGGATTTAAGATTCATAGAAGCATCAATAAAGGTAGGAAGTCATTTTAAAAGAATGACTGGACTGGCATCCAACATCGCAGAAGTATCCAAACAGATAAAGGATGAAAAAATCCCGGAAACACCAAAGAAAGATATCGAACATATGGCCGACCTGGTGGGCAGCATGGTCAGCAAGAGTATCACTTCCTTTTTAAACCAGGACGTGGAAACTGTTCGGGAGCTGCACCATGATGATGATGAAGTGGACGACCTGTTCGATACCACCCTCCGGGACATTACAGAAAGCATGTTCGATGAGAAAGATGCCATTTACTACATGGTCTACCTGCTCTTCGTGGCCCGTTTCCTGGAGAGGATCGCCGATCGGTCGGAGAGTATAGGCAACCGGACCGTGTTCATGATCACCTGTGAACAGCCTATATAAATTCTCTAGAAAATTTTTTATTTTTCTTTTATTTCCTCTCTTTTTTTTTGAATTTCAAATCCTTAAAATTATCAAACATCAAACCCTTTTTTATCAATTACAAATTTCAAAAGTTTTTCTAAATCAAAGTACATATATGATAACTGGTAATAAATCATGGCGGAAGATAAATTAACCAAGTACAGGGAAAAACGTGACTTCAACGTTACCCCGGAACCCCACACCAGCAAAAAAACATCCGAAAAACCCAGGTTCGTGGTGCAGAAGCATAAATCCCGGAATCTACACTACGATTTCCGCCTGGAGGTAGATGGTGTTTTAAAATCCTGGGCCGTGCCCAAGGGACCGTCGGTTGATTACACCCAGAAACGACTGGCCATACCCACTGAGGACCATCCCGTTGACTATATAGATTTCGAAGGCATCATCCCCGAGGGAAACTACGGTGCAGGGACGGTTATAGTATGGGATACCGGCACCTATCGCAACTTAAAGGAGAAAGATGGTCAGAAAGTTCCCATGGAGAAGACCATTGAAGATGGTCATGTGGAGTTCTATCTGGAAGGAGAGAAAATCAAGGGTGCCTATGCACTGATCCACACCGGGCGAGAGGGGAGAAAGTTCTGGTTGTTTTTTAAAATGAAAGAATTGAATAGAAATACCAGGGATATCTTAACTGAACGGCCGGAGTCTGTTCTAAGTGGGAAGACCATTGAAGAATTAGAAAAAGGATAATTTATTTTACATTAGGATACTTACGTACTAACCACGACCACTAAGGCTTCAAAACAGCACTGGCGTGCCTGTCAGCCCAGCACTGGATACAAACCCCCACTGGTAGGCCTGCTGTATGTGTATCTGCGTATTCTATTTTAACATCCAGGGCAGTGGTCTTACCACCTAAACCCATGGGCCCAATGCCTGTATCGTTAATTAGTTTTAGTATCTCTTTCTCCAGTTCAGCGATTCTCTCTTCGTTGTGGAGTACACCAACTTCCCGAAGCAATGCTTTCTTTGCAAGCTTCATGGCCATATCAGATGATCCACCAATTCCTACACCTACCACGGTTGGTGGACAGGGTTTTCCACCTGCTTTTATCACGGTATCCACCACGAACTTTTTGATCCCTTCCACCCCATCACCCGGGAGTCCCATCATTAGGGCGTTGTTATTTTCCGAGCCAAAACCCTTGGGAAAAACCGTGAACTCTATGTATTCCCCTTCAACCAGTTCCACGTCAATCTGGGGGATAAGTTTACCCAGGTTGTTACCGGTGTTCACCCGGGTCAGGGGGTCGACTACGTTGGGTCTCAGGGGAATTTCCTTAGTGGCCTTTTCTACACCCTTTCTTACGCCTTGGTAGAGGTTTTCCACTTCCACCTTTCCGAGTTTCACAAATACGATGGGGAGGCCGGTGTCCTGGCACATGGGGATTTCCAGTTCCTCCGCGGCTTGGATGTTCTCGAGAATTGCCTCTAAATTTGTCCGAGCAATATCCTGTTCTTCCCTTTTATAGGCTTCTTCCAGGGCTTTTCGAACATCTGAAGGTAGTTCTATTACAGCTTGCTTGAAAAGGTTGCAGATAACGCCTTCTACTTGTTTTTGGGTGATCATAATTCGTCTTGTATTAAATTAGCTTTAACTACATATTAACTTATTTAATTAATAAAAATTTGTTGTTATAGCCCTTTTAGTAATACTAAATATATAGAAAATATTATATACTAAGAGAACATATCTACCCGTGTAAGCGTGGTTAAACGGTAGTAATACTATTATTACCGAATTTGAAGGTTTTTTATTAACTTAGCCATTGACTCCGAAGTAGGAATCCAAAACCACGCATTGGATTCCTACAACTATTGTGCATATGTTAGGGCATCTAAATCATTTCTTCGCTCAAATGTATCAAAAGATGCCCTACAGAATACATATAATGAAAATTTCCCATCCCATACCTGGACCACATCGAATCAGTGAAGCGTCGTATGAGGCATCACCAATTAGTAAGGGGGCATCAACAAAAAAGACTCTAACTAAAACCACTCTTGATGCCCCCTTACATTATTGATTTCTGGATTTTCTAAATATGTAAAAATATTGTTTTTCTGTTTTCTAAATAGCTATTTCTTATTAATCTTCAGCATTTCATCACTACCCCTGCGGAACTGGTAGTCTACCTTTTCCATGTTAAAATCTGCTTTATCGCCTAATTCATCCATTAAACTGGGCAGAAATGATGATTCAGATTCACCATGGAGCTTTAAAATAGGATAAATTCTAACCTCAGAAGAAGTAATCCTCAACATCTCCAGTATAGAATCCCGGTGAAAATCATAACCCAGCCGATCCTCATATATAAAAAGCAGATGGGAAGATAAAACCAGGTCGAAACTGTTATCACCAAAGGGCAATTCTGGGAGAGCAGCTTTAATGTACCTTTCATCTTTATACTGTGCATAGCTATCTAGAAACTCTTCATAAACCGAAATGCGCTGCTGGACCATGTCCTCCGGGTCCTGGAAAAAACTCCAGTCCACCTTATGGGTTAAACCAGCATGCATCTTCATAAGAGTATGGAAATCATTTACACACTGTTCTTTAGTTTCCTCCACACTTTTACCATATAAAATATCCACAGCCGTGCTATCATAGCCCTTCTTAAGCAGGTGGGGAGTGAATGAACTTGCACCTGCTGCACAGTCTAAAATACGGATATCCCTCAACTCTTCTTCCTTTAAAGAGAACATCTTCACATATTCCTGGTAACTGCGGCCCAGGAACCATATCTTCCCATTTTTACCCTTATGCATTTATATCCATCCCTAAATTCTTTCAAACAACTGCAATCTTCAGAGGGATATGCCTCACATCTGTTTATTGGGTTATTAAATTATCTCCCATATAATAATATATCTTAAGTAAAACTTATTACTGATCAATTTAGCTTGAATTAATGATATTAGACAACCTTTAGAAAAAAATGACGGTGATTGGGCCTGCCGATTTAGATTATTACTTTGATTGGATTTAAGCCCATAAAGTAATAATAAAAAGGAAAAAGAAAAGTATTATATATGAATGAAGGCCATCCAGCTATTAAAAGAAACATTCAGGCTCCCTAAATAAATTTACTAAAAGGACATTCCATAAAAATAATGAAATTTAGAGGTATTAGAAAATGTTAAATACAAAAAAATTCGCTATCCTTGCCATAACACTACTTATAGTAGCCGTAATCTTACTTTCTAATCCTGTATCTGCAGCAGGATTGGCAGACAGTGCTCAACCTAAATTCCATCACGACCAGAACAACACCGGCCAATCAGTTTACAATGGACCCCAGAACAACGAAACCAAATGGAACTACACCACCAATAATATGATCGGTTATTCTTCCCCATCCATCGATAAAAACGGCACGGTATATGTGGGTAGTGGAGATGGCTATTTATACGCCTTCACCTCTGCTGGAAAACTGAAATGGAGATATAAAACTGGCGACGCTGTTCAATCATCCCCCACCATCGATAGTAACGGTAACATATACTTTGGAAGCTGTGATAACTGGTTATATGTAATTACCTCTGCTGGCAAACTGAAATGGAGATATAAAACCGGCAGCGCCGTTGAATCATCCCCCACCATCGATAGTAACGGTAACATATACTTTGGAAGCTGTGATGGTAAAGTCTACGCACTCAACTCCACCGGTAAGATCAAATGGAAATATCAAACCGGTAATTTCATAATATCCTCACCTGCTTTGGGCAGTGACGGCACCATATATGTTGGAAGTGAGGATCAATACTTCTATGCCATTAGTTCAGCAGGAAAACTAAAATGGAGATATAAAACAGGTAAAGCTATATATTCAGATCCAGTTATTCATAATGGTACGATTTATACCGGAAGTGGTGACGGTTATCTTTATGCGCTCACCTCCGCTGGTAAACTGAAATGGAAATATAAAACCGGTAAAGAAATATATTCTCTGGCTGCTGGTAAAAATGGCATCATATACGTCGGAAACAAAGACGGTAAACTGTATGCAATTAACTCCAGCGGAAAACTTCAGTGGACCTACACCACCGGCAACACAATACGTTCTTCCCCCACCATAGGCAGTAATGGCACCATATACTTCGGAAGCTATGATGGCAAATTGTACGCTCTCAACTCCAGCGGGAAGCTGATATGGCAATATCAAACCGGTAGCGGCATAGAAGGATCCCCGGCCATCACCAGTGACGGTACCTTATACTTTGGAAGCCATAACAGTAAGGTTTACGCCATACAGGATGTGTACGTGTATGCCACGCCCAAAGCAGGCAGTTACAATAAAAGTCAAAAGATTACTCTGACCACCAACAGAACAGGCATCATCTACTACACCCTTAACGGTACCACCCCAACCACCAACAGCGCCCAATATACTAAAGCTATCAGCATCACCAACTCTACAACGGTGAAATGCTTTGCAGTAGATACAGCAGGGTATAAATCACAGATATACACCCAGAAATACACCATTGAAACTGTACCACCCACCGTGGTTAGCGTTGACCCCACCAATAACAAGGTAATCAATGTAGCCAATAAAGCATTGGTAATCACTTTCAGTGAGAACATCAAAGCAGGAAGTGCGTTTACTAGTATCAAAGTCACCAACCCCGACGGAGTAGCAGTAAAACCATTATACAAAGTAATAAACGGTAAAACACTAACCCTAACCCGTAACGGCTACTACATTAATGGATTAACCTACACCATCACCTTACCCACGGGCAGCATCACCGACACAGCAGGCAACAACATCAACACCTACACCAGCAAATTCAAAATGGACTTCGTAAAACCCACCGTATCCAGTGTTAACCCCACCAATAACAAGGTAATCAATGTAGCCAATAAAGCATTGGTAATCACTTTCAGTGAGAAAATCAAAGCAGGGAGCGCATTTAGTAATATAAAAGTCACCAACCCCGACGGAGTAAAAGTAAACCCATTATACAAAGTAATAAACGGTAAAACACTAACCCTAACCCGTAACGGCTACTACATAAACGGATTAACCTACACCATCACCCTACCCACCGGCAGCATCACCGACACAGCCGGCAACACACTAAAAACAGCGTTTACCAGCAAATTCAAAATCGACACCACCAAACCCAAAATAACCAGCACCAACCCAGCCAACAAAGCAGTCAACATACCACGCAACAAAGTAATCAAAGTAATCTTCAACGAAAACATCAAAGCAAGCAGCAAATACTGGATCGAACTAAAAACAAGCAATGGAACCTCAGTAACCATCAAAAAATCCATAAACGGCAAAGTCTTAACCATAACACCAACAGCACAGTTAAAAGCCAACACCAAATACTACCTTATACTACACACCGGATCAGTAACCGACACCTCAGGCAACCCACTAGCAGCAAAAACCATAAACTTCACCACCAGAAGAACATAAAAGGGAAATTTTCCCCTATTTTTTTCTTTTTTTAGGGAGACTTCTATTGATTAATTAGAGATAAATAATTCATTCTGAAATAATTTTCTCTATTTCACCTATTATTCTCTCCACGGCTTTTAAACCATCTTTAACTTCTTTTGGGAAGATTTCAGCAAACTCCTGGGTCCCGTTCAATGTCGAAATTAGCCATACTCTTTCACTTTCCTGTGCCAGTTGAATT
This window of the Methanobacteriaceae archaeon genome carries:
- a CDS encoding PQQ-binding-like beta-propeller repeat protein — translated: MLNTKKFAILAITLLIVAVILLSNPVSAAGLADSAQPKFHHDQNNTGQSVYNGPQNNETKWNYTTNNMIGYSSPSIDKNGTVYVGSGDGYLYAFTSAGKLKWRYKTGDAVQSSPTIDSNGNIYFGSCDNWLYVITSAGKLKWRYKTGSAVESSPTIDSNGNIYFGSCDGKVYALNSTGKIKWKYQTGNFIISSPALGSDGTIYVGSEDQYFYAISSAGKLKWRYKTGKAIYSDPVIHNGTIYTGSGDGYLYALTSAGKLKWKYKTGKEIYSLAAGKNGIIYVGNKDGKLYAINSSGKLQWTYTTGNTIRSSPTIGSNGTIYFGSYDGKLYALNSSGKLIWQYQTGSGIEGSPAITSDGTLYFGSHNSKVYAIQDVYVYATPKAGSYNKSQKITLTTNRTGIIYYTLNGTTPTTNSAQYTKAISITNSTTVKCFAVDTAGYKSQIYTQKYTIETVPPTVVSVDPTNNKVINVANKALVITFSENIKAGSAFTSIKVTNPDGVAVKPLYKVINGKTLTLTRNGYYINGLTYTITLPTGSITDTAGNNINTYTSKFKMDFVKPTVSSVNPTNNKVINVANKALVITFSEKIKAGSAFSNIKVTNPDGVKVNPLYKVINGKTLTLTRNGYYINGLTYTITLPTGSITDTAGNTLKTAFTSKFKIDTTKPKITSTNPANKAVNIPRNKVIKVIFNENIKASSKYWIELKTSNGTSVTIKKSINGKVLTITPTAQLKANTKYYLILHTGSVTDTSGNPLAAKTINFTTRRT